A single window of Leptospiraceae bacterium DNA harbors:
- a CDS encoding ATP-binding protein: MLVLDDFGVQKETAWAMEKIYDLIDTRYENRRLTIVTSNKPMESLKEFSKIAFTHDYAK; encoded by the coding sequence GTGCTAGTATTAGATGATTTCGGAGTCCAGAAAGAAACAGCATGGGCGATGGAAAAGATTTACGATTTGATTGATACTCGTTACGAAAACCGACGACTAACAATTGTTACATCTAACAAACCAATGGAATCTTTAAAGGAGTTTTCGAAAATCGCATTTACTCACGATTATGCGAAATGA
- a CDS encoding site-specific integrase — MKKPPNLKKTLKILEPPLSRNYKYYGIHFQKFLDQKKDGLTPNNALRFLQNYSETRTIGMSSKSNLRKAIIHIVRLTLFRARIQEQEIYYREALKLFKIRLVTKTVMSNDIPTPEDLRLAKENSDIRLALLIDFINTTSLRVTETIKIKLSNCRFEKISQGYSIRFLRKGGYEFETWIPKELYENIVIEFGSTIWLFQSPVSTKKHIAVGTVQKWMRDASKFTTRPIRPHLIRHKSINEVIKENPQIPLHELCEDAFGNSEATVKKYYLVKANVDVTAINKQHFENYKNLERESK; from the coding sequence ATGAAAAAGCCTCCAAACCTAAAAAAAACATTAAAAATATTAGAACCCCCACTTTCGAGAAACTACAAATATTACGGGATCCATTTCCAGAAATTCTTAGACCAAAAAAAAGACGGGCTAACACCGAATAATGCGCTTCGGTTTCTACAAAATTATTCAGAAACACGCACGATAGGAATGTCGAGTAAAAGCAATTTACGCAAGGCAATTATACATATCGTTCGACTAACTCTATTCAGAGCAAGAATACAAGAACAGGAAATATATTACAGAGAAGCCCTTAAGTTATTCAAGATAAGATTAGTTACGAAAACAGTCATGTCGAATGATATTCCAACGCCAGAAGACTTACGACTAGCAAAAGAGAATTCAGATATCCGATTAGCTCTACTCATTGACTTCATTAATACAACATCTCTGAGGGTAACGGAAACAATTAAGATAAAGTTAAGCAATTGCAGATTTGAAAAAATCAGCCAAGGCTACTCTATCCGGTTTTTACGAAAAGGCGGATATGAATTCGAAACTTGGATACCTAAAGAGCTATATGAAAATATAGTCATCGAATTTGGCTCTACTATCTGGTTATTCCAAAGTCCCGTCTCTACCAAAAAACATATTGCAGTAGGAACCGTTCAGAAGTGGATGAGGGATGCCAGTAAATTTACGACTAGACCTATTCGACCGCACTTAATCAGACACAAATCAATTAACGAAGTCATCAAGGAAAATCCGCAAATTCCTTTACATGAACTTTGCGAAGACGCTTTCGGAAACTCAGAAGCTACAGTAAAAAAATACTATCTAGTTAAGGCTAACGTAGATGTAACCGCAATCAACAAACAACATTTCGAGAATTATAAAAACTTAGAAAGGGAATCCAAATGA
- a CDS encoding adenylate/guanylate cyclase domain-containing protein, with product MLRRQISITLARYFRLHLKEELNKSEDLLNLITLEGIPFRELTATMCANLEIDFPELRTLADPEFNLFRKWNSKWKTNESKVLDYEKSTYKLYNQIYYERILDLSKGTKESRLKLEEKLKSQLSKSSFFGHRVTFGLFFQGESYMRESIREIFSLQNEFSSEEAYQILLEQSDFIAKCGYDYFDSIVQEAYEKSDSLLKNILPNSVAEELKANGKVTPIHVDAATVLFTDFSGFTKISTRMSPQELIRELDICFSAFDSIIGKYNLEKIKTIGDAYLCVGGLFGNDPLHAANSCYAALEISEFIRKRKLEKEKSGLEYWDIRIGLHTGELVAGVIGDKKFAFDIWGDTVNTASRMESSGEIGKINVSEQLYQATKDKFHFVPRCEFDVKGKGKMKLFLLTSG from the coding sequence ATGCTTCGTAGACAAATTTCGATTACACTCGCAAGATATTTTAGATTACATCTAAAAGAAGAATTAAATAAAAGTGAAGATTTATTAAATCTAATTACTCTCGAAGGAATTCCCTTTCGAGAATTGACCGCAACCATGTGCGCCAATTTAGAAATTGATTTTCCCGAATTACGAACATTAGCCGATCCTGAATTTAATTTATTTCGGAAATGGAATTCAAAATGGAAAACCAACGAATCAAAAGTTTTGGATTATGAAAAATCAACTTACAAACTTTACAATCAAATTTATTACGAAAGAATTTTAGACCTTTCAAAAGGAACAAAAGAAAGTCGTCTCAAATTGGAAGAAAAATTAAAATCTCAGCTAAGTAAATCTAGTTTTTTTGGGCATCGTGTTACGTTTGGACTTTTTTTTCAAGGTGAAAGTTATATGCGTGAGTCTATTCGTGAAATTTTTTCTCTTCAAAATGAATTTTCATCTGAAGAAGCATACCAAATTCTTTTAGAACAAAGTGATTTTATCGCTAAATGCGGTTACGATTATTTTGATTCTATCGTTCAAGAAGCCTACGAAAAAAGTGACTCTCTTTTGAAAAATATTTTGCCAAATTCAGTTGCGGAAGAGCTAAAAGCAAATGGAAAAGTAACTCCGATTCATGTAGATGCTGCGACTGTTTTATTTACAGATTTTTCTGGATTTACAAAAATTTCAACGCGAATGAGTCCGCAAGAATTAATCCGCGAACTAGACATTTGTTTTTCCGCCTTCGATTCCATTATAGGAAAATACAATTTGGAAAAAATTAAAACCATCGGCGATGCTTACCTTTGTGTGGGAGGACTTTTTGGAAATGACCCACTTCATGCAGCAAACTCTTGTTATGCGGCATTAGAAATTTCTGAATTTATTCGAAAACGAAAATTAGAGAAAGAAAAATCAGGTTTAGAATATTGGGATATTCGAATAGGACTTCATACCGGCGAATTAGTAGCAGGTGTCATTGGTGATAAAAAATTTGCATTTGATATTTGGGGGGATACAGTCAACACCGCAAGCAGAATGGAATCGAGTGGAGAAATTGGGAAAATCAATGTATCAGAACAACTTTATCAGGCAACTAAAGACAAATTTCATTTTGTTCCTCGATGCGAATTTGATGTAAAAGGCAAAGGTAAAATGAAACTATTTCTATTAACGTCAGGTTAA
- a CDS encoding ABC transporter substrate-binding protein, whose protein sequence is MKIGIVKHLNARPLTYGFEKLGNHELVYENPSVLKDLLLRGDLDTALISSVECIRNESVLSYARVCGVCAKDKVRSILFFKNKNENFPPEEIYTDSGSRSSVALIQTLLKKQTGRLINVIPTEPNQILEKIQTGKSSHLLFGDNALLAEWDSSVYEVRDLAQWWNEETGFSFVFAFWAFPKTKIYPDSFFLESLEYGLLHIDEIILSEKRFTQIMLNTYLKNELHYRITPNDLSGFALFKKYCAEFGIL, encoded by the coding sequence ATGAAAATCGGAATTGTAAAACACTTGAATGCACGCCCACTCACGTATGGATTCGAAAAATTAGGAAATCATGAATTGGTATATGAAAATCCATCTGTTCTAAAAGATTTATTGTTACGAGGAGATTTGGATACTGCGCTCATTTCTTCTGTGGAATGTATTCGAAATGAATCCGTTCTTTCGTATGCCAGAGTATGCGGAGTTTGTGCTAAAGACAAAGTTCGTTCTATATTGTTTTTTAAAAATAAAAATGAAAATTTTCCACCTGAAGAAATTTATACAGATTCTGGATCTCGTAGTAGTGTAGCACTAATACAAACTCTACTTAAAAAACAAACTGGAAGATTGATTAACGTTATTCCAACAGAGCCAAACCAAATATTGGAAAAAATTCAAACTGGAAAAAGTTCCCATTTGTTATTTGGAGATAATGCACTTCTGGCAGAATGGGATTCTTCGGTTTACGAAGTCAGAGATTTAGCACAATGGTGGAATGAAGAGACAGGATTTTCTTTTGTATTTGCATTTTGGGCTTTTCCTAAAACCAAAATATACCCTGACTCTTTTTTTCTAGAATCTCTGGAATATGGACTTTTACATATAGATGAAATTATACTTTCCGAAAAAAGATTTACGCAGATAATGTTAAACACCTATCTAAAAAACGAATTGCACTACCGGATAACACCAAATGACCTCTCCGGTTTTGCACTTTTTAAAAAATATTGTGCGGAATTTGGGATATTGTAA
- a CDS encoding DEAD/DEAH box helicase, producing the protein MSKPLIIQSDKTLLLEVDNPEFEECRAIISRFAELEKSPEYLHTYRISPLSLWNAASSAMSADLIVEGLEKYARYSIPKNVVNDIREQISRYGKVKLVKEENGELVIISNEKGFLQEIANHRAVQPFIQERLSNEKIVVKKEYRGHIKQALIKIGFPVEDLAGYDEGNKYGFNLRPLTRDGRKFGMRDYQRASIEVFHAGGRNEGGSGVVVLPCGAGKTIVGMGVMQIIGAETLILVTNTLSIRQWKNEILDKTDIPESDIGEYSGETKEIKPITIATYNILTHRKRKGSDFTHFHIFSANNWGLIVYDEVHLLPAPVFRMTSELQAKRRLGLTATLVREDGLEEDVFSLIGPKKYDVPWKELENKSWIAEAKCVEIRVPMDEDLRLRYSISDDREKFRLASENPEKMTAIQLILDRYKESHILIIGQYINQLETIAERFKIPLITGKTPLGERQELYTAFRSGAIKTLVVSKVANFSIDLPDANIAIQVSGTFGSRQEEAQRLGRILRPKESNNTATFFSLISRDTSEERFGQNRQLFLTEQGYEYEIYTLDQFQETGLLSEGNRFPAQSISEPEVTGVS; encoded by the coding sequence ATGAGTAAACCATTGATTATACAGAGCGATAAAACCCTTTTACTAGAGGTTGATAACCCTGAATTTGAAGAGTGTAGAGCGATCATTTCTCGCTTTGCAGAATTAGAAAAAAGTCCAGAATACTTACATACCTATCGGATTTCCCCTCTTTCTTTATGGAATGCGGCGTCGTCTGCTATGTCAGCAGATTTGATTGTAGAAGGTCTTGAGAAATACGCGCGTTATTCGATTCCTAAAAATGTTGTGAATGATATCCGTGAACAAATCAGCCGTTACGGCAAAGTGAAATTAGTCAAAGAAGAAAACGGAGAACTTGTCATTATATCTAACGAGAAAGGATTCTTACAAGAAATTGCAAACCATCGCGCGGTGCAACCTTTCATCCAAGAAAGACTTTCGAACGAAAAAATTGTAGTAAAAAAAGAATACCGAGGTCATATCAAACAGGCTCTTATCAAAATTGGATTTCCTGTGGAAGACTTAGCTGGTTATGATGAAGGAAATAAATACGGTTTCAACCTACGCCCTCTTACCCGCGATGGTAGAAAATTCGGAATGCGTGATTATCAACGTGCATCGATTGAAGTATTTCATGCCGGTGGACGAAACGAAGGCGGCTCTGGTGTAGTAGTGCTCCCTTGCGGTGCAGGAAAAACTATCGTCGGAATGGGTGTGATGCAAATCATCGGTGCGGAAACTTTGATCTTAGTTACAAACACACTTTCGATTCGTCAGTGGAAAAATGAAATTCTGGATAAGACCGATATACCTGAGTCCGATATTGGCGAATACTCCGGTGAAACCAAAGAAATTAAACCAATCACAATTGCGACTTACAATATTTTGACTCACCGCAAACGAAAAGGATCTGATTTTACTCACTTCCATATATTCAGTGCGAACAACTGGGGACTGATTGTATATGATGAGGTTCACTTACTTCCTGCTCCTGTATTTCGCATGACGTCTGAGTTACAAGCGAAACGTCGTTTGGGACTAACGGCTACTTTAGTTCGAGAAGATGGTCTAGAGGAAGATGTATTTAGTTTGATTGGTCCTAAGAAATACGACGTACCTTGGAAAGAACTAGAAAATAAATCTTGGATTGCGGAAGCTAAATGTGTCGAAATTCGTGTTCCGATGGACGAGGATTTAAGACTACGTTATTCTATCTCCGATGACCGCGAAAAATTCAGATTAGCCTCCGAGAATCCTGAAAAAATGACTGCGATTCAACTAATCCTAGATCGTTACAAAGAATCTCATATTCTTATCATTGGTCAATATATCAATCAGTTGGAAACAATTGCAGAGAGATTTAAAATTCCTTTAATTACTGGTAAAACTCCGTTAGGCGAAAGGCAAGAACTTTACACCGCATTTCGATCTGGTGCAATTAAGACTTTAGTAGTAAGTAAGGTTGCCAACTTTTCTATTGACTTACCCGATGCAAACATTGCGATCCAAGTTTCTGGAACATTTGGTTCTAGACAAGAAGAAGCACAGCGGTTAGGTCGTATTTTGCGCCCGAAAGAAAGCAATAACACGGCTACTTTCTTTTCTCTTATTTCTCGTGATACAAGCGAAGAGAGATTTGGACAAAATCGCCAATTGTTCCTGACTGAGCAGGGTTATGAGTATGAAATTTATACTCTAGATCAGTTTCAAGAGACAGGATTACTGAGTGAAGGAAACCGATTTCCGGCTCAGTCCATTTCGGAGCCTGAAGTAACAGGAGTTTCTTAA
- a CDS encoding FecR domain-containing protein — MCSVNKNKLGIGIIILCFLLITCKKGDNGSVNNQSQGNKSSLNAVVLFAVGDVRVGDRKVKTGDIISENESVITGKKSTCDVQIKESDAGIVIRLKASSMFELKMTNMDGKLVPSTIVNIGNAMVNVSGKLKNDENFQVVTPTQTAGVRGTKFEVNVTEDGSTTVSVSEGKVATRIRISEVDALPIEIQEKSRVISSIKTSLGSEEQIIEAGYKNEVTKAQTNGILKSSGLEKSIDLVNIDTQARLSPEQVQNAVNSIDATTPQDKDKTKSLKEVSNQKVEKISPKELQSKLDEFAELIAVEKNKLESVDSSSVVIVERNQKNEAALIKRMEEITGKPVQTINLKSGKKLKGIVFQEGDNYYILTLSGKETYKSSDIEDIEL, encoded by the coding sequence ATGTGCTCAGTAAATAAAAATAAATTGGGAATAGGAATCATAATTTTATGTTTCCTACTCATTACTTGTAAAAAGGGAGATAATGGTTCAGTAAATAACCAAAGTCAGGGAAATAAATCATCATTAAACGCCGTTGTATTATTTGCTGTTGGGGATGTTCGCGTTGGAGATAGAAAAGTAAAAACTGGAGATATAATTTCTGAAAACGAATCAGTTATCACAGGTAAAAAATCTACTTGCGACGTTCAAATAAAAGAATCGGATGCAGGAATCGTAATTCGATTAAAAGCCAGCTCTATGTTCGAATTAAAAATGACAAACATGGATGGGAAACTCGTTCCTAGTACTATTGTAAACATTGGAAATGCAATGGTGAATGTTTCCGGAAAATTGAAAAACGATGAGAACTTTCAAGTTGTAACCCCAACTCAAACTGCCGGTGTTAGAGGTACCAAATTCGAAGTAAATGTTACAGAAGATGGTTCAACTACAGTCAGTGTATCAGAAGGAAAAGTAGCAACTCGTATTAGAATTTCGGAAGTAGATGCTCTACCAATCGAAATCCAAGAGAAGAGCCGAGTTATTTCTTCTATTAAAACATCCTTAGGAAGTGAAGAGCAAATCATAGAAGCAGGTTACAAAAATGAAGTAACAAAAGCTCAGACCAATGGAATATTGAAATCATCTGGCTTAGAAAAATCTATAGACTTAGTAAATATAGACACACAAGCAAGACTTAGTCCAGAGCAAGTTCAAAATGCAGTGAATTCTATTGATGCTACAACACCACAAGATAAGGACAAAACTAAGTCTTTAAAAGAAGTATCCAACCAGAAAGTAGAAAAAATATCCCCAAAAGAACTTCAGTCAAAACTGGATGAATTTGCGGAATTAATTGCAGTTGAAAAAAATAAACTTGAGTCAGTTGACTCTAGCAGTGTAGTGATAGTAGAAAGAAATCAAAAAAATGAAGCAGCTCTGATTAAGAGAATGGAAGAAATTACAGGAAAACCTGTACAGACTATCAATTTAAAATCAGGGAAAAAACTGAAAGGAATTGTATTCCAAGAAGGTGACAATTATTATATCCTCACTCTAAGTGGAAAAGAAACCTACAAAAGTAGTGATATTGAAGATATTGAACTGTAA
- a CDS encoding MBL fold metallo-hydrolase encodes MKIKLYGTRGSIASPLSNNAYQEKVLEILGLLGDKQIKSQEDASNFFESLPEYLKYTGGGDTTCISVTSDAGKVFMVDCGTGGRVMGDELIRTEFGKGKGVLDIFFTHTHWDHIQGLPFFKPVYVPGNLINFHSPYADLEARLIQQQVKEFFPMPFHGTASTKNFTTIRRGEPITYDTMTIDFYPLKHPGGSYAYKFIENGKSFIFATDAEFTGDDMDLIRSMAPFFNGVDVLVLDSQYTLDESFAKFDWGHTSYTMAVNCATIWNIKTLVLTHHEPAYNDKKIYEIYEDAKLHKTYLEGSPLEIILAREGLVLDL; translated from the coding sequence GTGAAAATAAAACTTTATGGAACAAGAGGCTCAATTGCCTCACCGCTCAGTAACAATGCTTACCAAGAAAAAGTATTAGAAATTCTTGGACTACTTGGTGACAAACAAATTAAGTCGCAAGAAGATGCGTCTAATTTTTTTGAATCTCTCCCAGAATATTTGAAGTATACTGGTGGAGGGGACACTACGTGTATATCCGTGACCTCAGATGCTGGAAAAGTATTTATGGTAGATTGTGGAACGGGTGGCCGAGTAATGGGTGATGAACTTATCCGTACTGAGTTCGGAAAAGGAAAAGGTGTCCTAGACATTTTTTTTACACATACTCATTGGGATCATATTCAAGGATTACCTTTTTTCAAACCTGTATATGTTCCTGGAAACCTAATTAATTTTCATTCCCCCTATGCAGATCTAGAAGCCAGACTTATCCAGCAGCAAGTAAAAGAATTTTTTCCAATGCCTTTTCATGGAACCGCTTCTACTAAAAACTTTACTACCATTCGTCGTGGTGAGCCAATCACTTATGATACGATGACGATAGACTTTTATCCATTAAAACATCCAGGCGGCTCTTACGCTTATAAGTTTATCGAAAATGGTAAATCCTTTATTTTTGCGACAGATGCAGAATTTACAGGGGATGACATGGACTTAATTCGTTCCATGGCTCCATTTTTTAATGGTGTAGATGTCCTCGTTTTAGATTCTCAATATACTTTAGATGAGTCATTTGCAAAGTTTGATTGGGGTCATACTTCTTATACGATGGCAGTAAATTGTGCTACGATATGGAATATTAAAACTTTAGTACTTACACACCATGAGCCTGCTTATAATGATAAAAAAATCTATGAAATTTACGAAGATGCCAAACTTCATAAAACGTATTTGGAAGGGAGTCCGTTGGAGATAATACTAGCTAGAGAAGGTTTGGTATTAGATTTATAA
- a CDS encoding rhomboid family intramembrane serine protease: MGNSRNYEIRLGPDWTPTVKILIISNVVVFILQTATYLLLNAKILEGIFALNPNMVNHFYVFQLVSYGFLHGNFWHIFFNMLNLWFFGAEIENLWGQKRFLILYFLSVFGGGFLTWVIHNLGFNQGIVLGASGGVFGVMTAFALLWPNREALIWGIFPIKMKYIVPLSMMLLMFAGGGNIAHMAHIGGILGGVGFFFAVVKYKYNFNFSLSRYLQKRKMLQYQEEMYRRQNVKESVDELLDKISKKGMSSLSRKEKQFLKDASTKYYTE; this comes from the coding sequence ATGGGAAATTCTCGCAATTATGAAATAAGACTGGGCCCGGATTGGACGCCTACCGTCAAAATTCTAATAATAAGTAACGTTGTAGTTTTTATTCTACAAACTGCCACTTATCTATTATTAAATGCTAAAATCTTGGAAGGTATATTTGCACTTAATCCAAATATGGTCAACCATTTCTATGTTTTTCAGTTAGTTTCTTACGGTTTTTTACACGGTAATTTTTGGCATATTTTTTTTAATATGCTTAACCTTTGGTTTTTTGGGGCTGAAATTGAAAACTTATGGGGACAAAAAAGGTTCCTCATTCTATATTTCCTTTCCGTTTTTGGCGGGGGATTTTTAACTTGGGTAATTCATAACCTAGGATTCAATCAAGGTATTGTTCTTGGAGCATCAGGTGGAGTGTTTGGAGTAATGACAGCATTTGCCCTTCTCTGGCCAAACCGAGAAGCTTTAATTTGGGGAATTTTCCCAATCAAAATGAAATACATTGTACCACTTTCCATGATGTTGCTAATGTTTGCAGGTGGGGGAAATATTGCACATATGGCGCATATCGGTGGAATATTAGGCGGAGTAGGATTTTTCTTTGCAGTGGTTAAATATAAGTATAATTTTAACTTTTCTCTTAGCCGCTATTTACAAAAACGAAAAATGTTACAATACCAAGAAGAAATGTATCGCCGACAAAATGTAAAAGAATCAGTAGACGAATTACTCGATAAAATTTCTAAAAAAGGAATGAGTTCCCTTTCCAGAAAAGAGAAACAGTTTTTAAAAGATGCGTCTACTAAGTATTATACAGAGTGA
- a CDS encoding lipoate--protein ligase family protein — translation MNSNLFYFDQLTKYSPYFNLALEEAIAINLFEFGYGGAIRFWTNHNTIVLGISDSVSKNIPIEKISTFNNDFPHLQNSRKFQNNSMYISRRASGGGTVFHDEAFNLNYSLFASTKEKKELYPVKESYNLLLGLITNALAKQNISANSAGKSDIAIKNEGGFKKISGNAQFRKRDCIVQHGTLILDLKIIDSVLENLSHPPEEPEYRKNRKHSDFLTSLPKEFSVPKFKLELTKIFQEFLGLKQEQRQDRKFLRQVFRDAKRLMSEKYANIEFIFSKP, via the coding sequence GTGAATTCTAATTTATTTTACTTTGACCAGCTAACCAAATATAGCCCCTATTTTAATTTGGCACTGGAGGAAGCGATCGCAATCAATTTGTTTGAATTTGGTTACGGCGGAGCAATTCGATTTTGGACAAACCACAATACAATAGTACTTGGAATATCTGATAGTGTATCCAAAAATATTCCAATAGAAAAAATTTCTACGTTTAATAATGATTTCCCGCACTTACAAAATTCCAGAAAATTTCAAAATAATTCTATGTACATTTCAAGAAGAGCGTCAGGCGGTGGTACGGTTTTCCATGATGAAGCGTTTAATTTAAATTATTCTCTATTTGCATCAACCAAAGAAAAAAAAGAATTATACCCAGTTAAAGAATCCTATAACTTATTATTGGGACTTATTACAAATGCATTAGCCAAACAGAATATTTCCGCAAATTCCGCCGGAAAATCCGATATTGCTATAAAGAATGAAGGCGGATTTAAAAAAATTTCTGGCAATGCTCAATTTAGAAAACGCGACTGTATCGTCCAACATGGGACTTTGATTTTAGATTTAAAAATTATTGATAGTGTATTAGAAAATCTCTCGCATCCTCCGGAAGAACCTGAATATAGAAAGAACCGAAAACATTCAGATTTTTTGACTTCTCTACCGAAAGAGTTTTCTGTTCCAAAGTTTAAACTAGAATTGACCAAAATTTTTCAAGAATTCTTAGGTTTAAAACAGGAACAAAGACAAGATAGAAAGTTTTTACGACAGGTTTTTAGAGATGCAAAAAGACTAATGTCCGAAAAATATGCAAATATAGAATTTATTTTTAGTAAACCTTGA
- a CDS encoding serine hydroxymethyltransferase, whose translation MYLEKQDPDVFAALTQEDKRQEESLEMIASENFVSQAVLEAYHSTLTNKYAEGYPGKRYYNGCENADRVEELAIERAKKMFKAEYVNVQPHSGAQANMAVFLAALSAGDTFMGMNLAHGGHLTHGSAVNFSGRNYHVVPYGVTKDTSLIDYDEVARLAKEHKPKLIVVGASAYPREIDFGKFAEIAKSVDAKIMADIAHISGLVVTGHHPSPVGVCDYVTTTTHKTLRGPRGGLIISSSEHEKILNSRVFPGIQGGPLMHVIAAKAVAFGEALKPEFKTYIQNVVDNARILAEVFVKRGFRIISGGTDNHLILVDVSVKGLTGLDAANELDKAGITVNKNGIPFDEKPPAVTSGIRLGSPALTTRGLGKTEFEKVGNLICDLLENMTDDKKKSAVKAGVAEITKQFPMDKFRL comes from the coding sequence ATGTATCTAGAAAAACAAGACCCCGATGTATTTGCGGCACTTACACAAGAAGACAAGAGACAAGAAGAATCTCTTGAAATGATTGCTTCGGAAAACTTTGTTTCACAAGCAGTACTCGAAGCCTACCACTCCACTCTTACCAATAAATATGCGGAGGGTTATCCAGGAAAACGTTACTATAACGGCTGTGAAAATGCAGACCGCGTGGAAGAACTTGCCATTGAACGAGCCAAAAAAATGTTCAAGGCAGAATATGTAAACGTTCAACCTCATTCAGGAGCTCAAGCAAACATGGCAGTATTTTTAGCAGCGCTTAGTGCTGGGGATACTTTCATGGGAATGAATCTAGCACACGGTGGTCACCTCACACATGGATCCGCTGTAAATTTCAGTGGAAGAAATTACCATGTAGTTCCTTACGGTGTTACTAAAGATACAAGTCTAATCGATTACGATGAAGTAGCTCGATTGGCAAAAGAACATAAACCTAAACTAATCGTTGTAGGTGCGTCTGCTTATCCAAGAGAAATTGATTTTGGAAAATTTGCAGAAATCGCAAAATCAGTAGATGCAAAAATCATGGCGGATATTGCTCATATATCTGGACTTGTGGTAACTGGTCATCATCCGTCCCCTGTAGGAGTTTGTGATTATGTAACAACTACTACTCACAAAACCTTAAGAGGACCTAGAGGCGGATTAATTATTTCATCCTCTGAACATGAAAAGATTTTAAACTCACGCGTATTTCCAGGTATACAAGGTGGACCACTTATGCATGTCATCGCAGCAAAAGCAGTAGCATTTGGCGAAGCACTAAAACCAGAATTCAAAACCTATATACAAAATGTTGTGGATAATGCTCGTATACTTGCAGAAGTCTTTGTAAAACGAGGATTTAGAATTATCAGCGGTGGAACTGATAATCACCTTATACTGGTAGATGTTTCTGTAAAAGGTCTCACTGGACTCGATGCAGCAAACGAACTTGATAAAGCAGGAATCACGGTAAATAAAAATGGAATTCCATTTGATGAAAAACCACCAGCGGTTACTTCCGGTATCCGCCTTGGTTCCCCTGCCCTAACCACTCGTGGATTAGGAAAAACCGAATTCGAAAAAGTAGGAAACTTAATCTGTGATTTACTTGAAAACATGACAGACGACAAAAAGAAATCAGCAGTAAAGGCAGGCGTTGCAGAAATCACAAAACAATTCCCAATGGACAAGTTTAGATTGTGA
- a CDS encoding alkaline phosphatase family protein, with amino-acid sequence MIVYFFIDGVGFGENDIEKNPFAKFAKGFFLPLANKPLPTNSKLTEGAYIKTDASMGIKGLPQSATGQTAIWTGINAPQVLKRHISGYPTFTLRKIIDEFSILKVLEDRGKKAAFLNCYSPIYFENVKKKPKHVSASTMIQQASKIPFRNMEDLRNNNGVFMDISHEFFREFAKDFLPPGDSLLNLRDPYEVGKNVVNIAQNYDLVLFEYFLTDKIGHDQNWEMAEKVIHTVERFIDGIHEAMDKKNHQLIITSDHGNLEDLTVSTHSVNPVPTYLYGNLTEFLKNKISSLSDIVPALYEKLGIEIELKWDAVKE; translated from the coding sequence GTGATTGTATACTTCTTTATAGATGGTGTCGGTTTCGGTGAGAACGATATAGAAAAAAATCCTTTTGCAAAGTTTGCAAAAGGATTTTTTCTTCCTCTCGCCAATAAACCTCTTCCGACAAATAGTAAATTAACCGAAGGAGCATATATAAAAACAGATGCTTCCATGGGAATTAAAGGACTTCCGCAAAGTGCAACTGGACAAACTGCGATTTGGACAGGTATAAATGCTCCTCAAGTTCTAAAACGCCATATTAGCGGTTATCCAACATTTACCCTTCGCAAAATAATTGATGAATTTTCTATTTTAAAGGTGTTAGAAGATAGAGGGAAAAAGGCAGCATTCCTAAATTGTTACAGCCCAATTTATTTTGAAAATGTAAAGAAAAAACCCAAACATGTTTCTGCTTCCACAATGATTCAACAGGCTTCAAAGATTCCTTTTCGGAACATGGAAGATTTACGAAATAACAATGGAGTATTTATGGATATTTCCCATGAATTTTTCCGAGAATTTGCCAAAGACTTTTTACCACCCGGTGATAGTCTTTTAAACTTACGTGATCCATATGAAGTCGGTAAAAATGTAGTAAATATAGCCCAAAATTATGACTTAGTATTATTCGAATACTTCCTTACGGATAAAATAGGTCATGACCAAAATTGGGAAATGGCAGAAAAAGTTATTCATACAGTTGAGAGGTTTATCGATGGTATCCACGAAGCAATGGATAAAAAAAATCACCAACTCATTATTACTTCTGACCACGGAAACCTTGAAGACTTAACTGTAAGCACACATTCAGTAAATCCTGTCCCTACATACCTTTACGGAAATCTGACAGAATTTTTAAAAAACAAAATATCATCACTTAGTGATATCGTTCCTGCTCTTTATGAAAAGTTAGGAATCGAAATAGAACTCAAATGGGATGCTGTAAAGGAATAA